A part of Rattus rattus isolate New Zealand chromosome 4, Rrattus_CSIRO_v1, whole genome shotgun sequence genomic DNA contains:
- the Kcnj15 gene encoding ATP-sensitive inward rectifier potassium channel 15 isoform X1, which yields MVARWVKGSEDAPLALQKIPDLQSGPRSPRMEAIHIGMSSAPLVKHSNGVGLKAHRPRVMSKSGHSNVRIDKVDGIYLLYLQDLWTTVIDMKWRYKLTLFAATFVMTWFLFGVVYYAIAFIHGDLELGESNSNHTPCIMKVDSLTGAFLFSLESQTTIGYGVRSITEECPHAIFLLVAQLVITTLIEIFITGTFLAKIARPKKRAETIKFSHCAVISKQNGKLCLVIQVANMRKSLLIQCQLSGKLLQTHVTKEGERILLNQATVKFHVDSSSESPFLILPMTFYHVLDETSPLRDLTPQNLKEKEFELVVLLNATVESTSAVCQSRTSYIPEEIYWGFEFVPVVSLSKNGKYVADFSQFEQIRKSPDCTFYCADSEKQKLEEQYRQEDQRERELRSLLLQQSNV from the exons ATGGTAGCCAGGTGGGTGAAGGGGAGCGAGGACGCGCCACTTGCCCTGCAGAAGATtcctgacctacaga gTGGTCCAAGGAGCCCGAGGATGGAGGCCATTCACATTGGCATGTCCAGTGCCCCACTGGTAAAGCACAGCAATGGGGTTGGACTCAAAGCCCACAGGCCCCGAGTCATGTCGAAGAGTGGACACAGCAATGTGAGAATTGACAAGGTGGACGGTATCTATTTGCTCTACCTCCAGGACTTGTGGACGACGGTCATCGACATGAAGTGGAGATATAAGCTCACCCTGTTTGCCGCCACCTTTGTGATGACCTGGTTTCTCTTCGGGGTGGTCTACTATGCCATAGCTTTTATTCACGGCGATTTAGAACTCGGGGAATCTAATTCTAACCACACGCCCTGCATTATGAAAGTGGACTCCCTCACAGGGGCATTCCTCTTTTCCTTGGAGTCTCAGACAACCATTGGCTATGGGGTCCGTTCCATCACAGAGGAGTGCCCCCACGCTATCTTCCTCTTGGTTGCCCAACTGGTCATCACCACTTTGATTGAAATCTTCATTACTGGGACCTTCCTGGCCAAGATTGCAAGACCCAAAAAGCGAGCCGAGACCATTAAGTTCAGCCACTGCGCCGTCATCAGCAAGCAGAACGGGAAGCTATGCCTGGTCATCCAGGTGGCCAACATGAGGAAGAGTCTCTTGATTCAGTGCCAGCTTTCCGGAAAACTCCTCCAGACACATGTCACCAAAGAGGGAGAGCGCATTCTCCTCAACCAGGCCACTGTCAAGTTCCACGTGGACTCCTCTTCCGAGAGTCCCTTTCTCATCCTGCCTATGACCTTCTACCATGTGTTGGATGAGACGAGCCCCCTGCGGGACCTCACACCCCAGAACCTAAAGGAAAAGGAGTTTGAACTGGTGGTGCTTCTCAATGCCACCGTGGAATCCACCAGCGCAGTCTGCCAGAGCCGAACGTCTTACATCCCAGAGGAGATCTACTGGGGCTTCGAGTTTGTGCCTGTGGTTTCTCTCTCCAAAAATGGAAAGTATGTGGCCGATTTCAGTCAATTCGAGCAGATCCGGAAGAGCCCGGATTGTACCTTCTACTGTGCGGATTCTGAGAAACAGAAGCTTGAAGAGCAGtacaggcaggaggaccagagggAACGTGAGCTGAGGAGCCTTCTGCTGCAGCAGAGCAACGTCTGA
- the Kcnj15 gene encoding ATP-sensitive inward rectifier potassium channel 15 isoform X2 — MEAIHIGMSSAPLVKHSNGVGLKAHRPRVMSKSGHSNVRIDKVDGIYLLYLQDLWTTVIDMKWRYKLTLFAATFVMTWFLFGVVYYAIAFIHGDLELGESNSNHTPCIMKVDSLTGAFLFSLESQTTIGYGVRSITEECPHAIFLLVAQLVITTLIEIFITGTFLAKIARPKKRAETIKFSHCAVISKQNGKLCLVIQVANMRKSLLIQCQLSGKLLQTHVTKEGERILLNQATVKFHVDSSSESPFLILPMTFYHVLDETSPLRDLTPQNLKEKEFELVVLLNATVESTSAVCQSRTSYIPEEIYWGFEFVPVVSLSKNGKYVADFSQFEQIRKSPDCTFYCADSEKQKLEEQYRQEDQRERELRSLLLQQSNV, encoded by the coding sequence ATGGAGGCCATTCACATTGGCATGTCCAGTGCCCCACTGGTAAAGCACAGCAATGGGGTTGGACTCAAAGCCCACAGGCCCCGAGTCATGTCGAAGAGTGGACACAGCAATGTGAGAATTGACAAGGTGGACGGTATCTATTTGCTCTACCTCCAGGACTTGTGGACGACGGTCATCGACATGAAGTGGAGATATAAGCTCACCCTGTTTGCCGCCACCTTTGTGATGACCTGGTTTCTCTTCGGGGTGGTCTACTATGCCATAGCTTTTATTCACGGCGATTTAGAACTCGGGGAATCTAATTCTAACCACACGCCCTGCATTATGAAAGTGGACTCCCTCACAGGGGCATTCCTCTTTTCCTTGGAGTCTCAGACAACCATTGGCTATGGGGTCCGTTCCATCACAGAGGAGTGCCCCCACGCTATCTTCCTCTTGGTTGCCCAACTGGTCATCACCACTTTGATTGAAATCTTCATTACTGGGACCTTCCTGGCCAAGATTGCAAGACCCAAAAAGCGAGCCGAGACCATTAAGTTCAGCCACTGCGCCGTCATCAGCAAGCAGAACGGGAAGCTATGCCTGGTCATCCAGGTGGCCAACATGAGGAAGAGTCTCTTGATTCAGTGCCAGCTTTCCGGAAAACTCCTCCAGACACATGTCACCAAAGAGGGAGAGCGCATTCTCCTCAACCAGGCCACTGTCAAGTTCCACGTGGACTCCTCTTCCGAGAGTCCCTTTCTCATCCTGCCTATGACCTTCTACCATGTGTTGGATGAGACGAGCCCCCTGCGGGACCTCACACCCCAGAACCTAAAGGAAAAGGAGTTTGAACTGGTGGTGCTTCTCAATGCCACCGTGGAATCCACCAGCGCAGTCTGCCAGAGCCGAACGTCTTACATCCCAGAGGAGATCTACTGGGGCTTCGAGTTTGTGCCTGTGGTTTCTCTCTCCAAAAATGGAAAGTATGTGGCCGATTTCAGTCAATTCGAGCAGATCCGGAAGAGCCCGGATTGTACCTTCTACTGTGCGGATTCTGAGAAACAGAAGCTTGAAGAGCAGtacaggcaggaggaccagagggAACGTGAGCTGAGGAGCCTTCTGCTGCAGCAGAGCAACGTCTGA